From one Magnolia sinica isolate HGM2019 chromosome 18, MsV1, whole genome shotgun sequence genomic stretch:
- the LOC131233307 gene encoding uncharacterized protein LOC131233307 produces the protein MEKAKNKSMNHFNYRDRNYRPIFDIVDRRWGSQMSSPLYSTAYILNSTRLFTSADPTEALTMHMVGFIDVLERMIPDRGELDKISTLLDFYTKSEGIFSRDIVIRHRTMKLPTNWWATYEVDPKRKDPALKKLAMKILGLTCSASGCERNWSTFEAISLE, from the exons atggagaagGCGAAAAATAAGAGCAtgaaccattttaactatagagaccgtaATTACAGGCCAATTTTTGATATTGTggatagaagatggggcagccaaatgtcatccccattgtattcgactgcttacatccttaactcAACCCGTTTATTCACTTCTGCTGATCCAAcagaagcactaactatgcatatggttggatttattgatgtcttggaaagaatgattccagatagaggagaactggacaagatctcaactttgctggacttctacacaaaaagtgaagggatattctcaagggatatcgtaataagacatcggacaatgaaattaccca ctaACTGGTGGGCTACCTATGAAGTGGACCCGAAaaggaaggatccagctctaaagaagctggctatgaagattcttggactcacgtgttctgccagtggttgcgagcgcaattggagcacgttcgaggcAATAAGTTTAGAAT aa